In one window of Macadamia integrifolia cultivar HAES 741 chromosome 2, SCU_Mint_v3, whole genome shotgun sequence DNA:
- the LOC122071540 gene encoding putative germin-like protein 2-1 — protein sequence MDTHLIGTLILLALATPIAFAYDPSPLQDTCVAVNDTKYGVFVNGKFCKDPKLVTAKDFSFEGLDICGNTSNKLGVAVTLVTVNELPGLNTLGISMFRVDFAPYGLSPPHTHPRGTEILVVLEGTLSVGFVTSNPDNRLITKVLNKGDVFVFPIGLIHFQFNTGKSNAVAIGALSSQNPSVITIANAVFGSNPSISDYVLSKAFQLDKKVVDDLQAKF from the exons ATGGATACCCATTTAATTGGTACTCTTATTCTCTTAGCTTTGGCTACTCCCATTGCCTTTGCCTATGATCCTAGCCCCCTGCAGGACACATGTGTTGCAGTAAATGACACAAAATATGGAG TGTTTGTGAATGGAAAATTCTGCAAGGACCCAAAGCTTGTCACAGCCAAAGATTTCTCCTTTGAAGGGCTTGACATCTGTGGGAACACCTCTAACAAACTTGGGGTGGCAGTAACTCTGGTGACTGTAAACGAGCTACCTGGACTCAACACACTAGGCATATCCATGTTTCGCGTAGACTTTGCACCATATGGTCTTAGCcctccacacacacaccctcGAGGCACTGAGATACTTGTAGTCTTGGAGGGTACGTTATCTGTTGGCTTTGTAACCTCCAACCCCGATAATCGGCTCATCACCAAAGTTCTTAACAAGGGAGATGTGTTTGTGTTCCCCATAGGACTCATTCATTTCCAGTTCAACACAGGAAAAAGTAATGCTGTTGCCATTGGAGCTTTAAGTAGTCAGAACCCTAGTGTCATCACCATCGCAAACGCTGTCTTTGGATCCAACCCTTCCATCTCGGACTATGTTCTTTCTAAAGCCTTCCAACTTGACAAGAAGGTGGTTGATGATCTTCAAGCTAAATTCTGA
- the LOC122063572 gene encoding ribonuclease 1-like, giving the protein MPYFRIFQSNPSNLCLINTIFSNTQPNIILKNSICVVERERERERDEAHNFSTASHSGVTSSGCSNCDSSNSFDASVISDLTSRMQTNWPSLACPSSTGLKFWSHEWEKHGTCSESVLDQHGYFETALNLKKKVDLLQILENAGIQPDGGFYSLDSIKQAIRDGSGYTPFIECNVDDSGNSQLYQVYLCVDNSGSDFTKCPVFPKGWCDSKIEFPTF; this is encoded by the exons ATGCCTTATTTTCGAATATTCCAATCAAATCCTTCCAATCTTTGCCTTATAAATACAATTTTCAGTAACACCCAACCAAACATCATCCTTAAGAATTCCATCTgtgttgtagagagagagagagagagagagagagatgaagccCACAATTTCAGCACCGCTTCACATTCTGGTGTTACATCTTCTGGTTGTTCCAACTGTGATTCCAGCAACTCCTTCGATGCATCAGTG ATCTCAGACCTGACCAGCCGAATGCAGACTAACTGGCCATCGCTAGCCTGTCCGAGCAGCACCGGCCTGAAATTCTGGTCACACGAATGGGAGAAACATGGGACTTGCTCAGAATCTGTCCTCGATCAACATGGATACTTTGAAACTGCTCTCAACCTCAAGAAAAAAGTGGACCTCCTCCAAATCCTCGAAAACGCAG GAATCCAACCGGATGGGGGATTTTACAGCTTGGACAGTATCAAGCAGGCCATAAGGGATGGAAGTGGATACACTCCCTTTATAGAGTGCAATGTCGACGACTCCGGCAATAGCCAGCTCTATCAGGTTTACCTTTGCGTGGATAATTCCGGGTCTGACTTCACCAAGTGTCCGGTATTCCCGAAAGGCTGGTGCGATTCAAAGATCGAATTCCCTACTTTCTAA